In one window of Flavobacterium ginsengisoli DNA:
- a CDS encoding DUF4870 domain-containing protein, producing MSTLSQYIIPFGNYIFPLIIWTSYKDKSEFADHHGKQALNFQLSILLYSLILALIAIPIFITVFLQNLPIEAVFNDDDFVIRNFNIQANIGILSVGITAVVLFAVLKFVEFFLVIYASIKASNGELYKYPLTIPFVK from the coding sequence TTGAGTACTTTAAGCCAATATATAATTCCGTTTGGGAACTATATTTTTCCGCTAATAATTTGGACTAGTTACAAAGACAAATCTGAATTTGCAGATCATCACGGAAAACAGGCTTTGAACTTTCAGTTAAGCATTTTGCTTTACTCTTTAATTTTAGCACTTATTGCTATTCCAATCTTTATTACAGTTTTCTTGCAGAATCTTCCAATAGAAGCTGTCTTTAATGACGACGATTTTGTAATCAGAAATTTCAACATTCAAGCAAACATTGGAATTTTAAGTGTCGGAATTACAGCAGTCGTTCTTTTTGCAGTTTTGAAATTTGTTGAATTTTTTTTAGTGATTTATGCTTCAATAAAAGCTTCAAACGGAGAATTATATAAATATCCTCTTACGATTCCTTTTGTAAAGTAA
- a CDS encoding DUF4442 domain-containing protein has translation MALSVSKLNKFVLFKLPSAYFCGVRVKDINDSSCTVTVKHRWINQNPFNSMYFAVQAMAAELTTGALVISQIQQSGRKISMLVANNKGNFTKKATGRITFVCNDGHLIADAIKRTIETGEGQTFWMKSIGTNEEGVQVSEMDFEWSIRVK, from the coding sequence ATGGCACTTTCGGTATCAAAACTTAATAAATTCGTCTTATTCAAATTGCCTTCTGCATACTTTTGCGGAGTGCGAGTAAAAGACATCAACGATAGTAGTTGTACAGTTACAGTGAAGCACAGATGGATCAATCAAAATCCGTTTAACTCAATGTACTTTGCGGTTCAAGCCATGGCGGCAGAGTTAACAACTGGAGCTTTGGTAATTTCTCAGATTCAACAGAGCGGTAGAAAAATCTCTATGTTAGTAGCCAACAACAAAGGAAACTTTACAAAAAAAGCAACTGGAAGAATTACATTTGTTTGCAACGATGGCCATTTAATTGCCGATGCTATAAAAAGAACAATTGAAACTGGAGAAGGACAGACATTCTGGATGAAATCTATTGGAACAAATGAAGAAGGTGTTCAGGTTTCTGAAATGGATTTTGAATGGAGTATTCGAGTGAAATAA